Proteins co-encoded in one Quercus robur chromosome 8, dhQueRobu3.1, whole genome shotgun sequence genomic window:
- the LOC126695517 gene encoding cationic peroxidase 2-like, translating to MESARLIQTSLLVFLLLALSVSYVHCQATRVGFYSKTCPRAESIVRSTVQTHFRSNPTVAPGLLRMHFHDCFVQGCDASVLIDGPNTEKTAGPNLGLRGYEVIDDAKTQLEAACPGVVSCADILALAARDSVVLTNGPNWQVPIGRRDGRVSLASDTTNLPGFTDSIDVQKQKFSAKGLNA from the exons ATGGAGAGTGCACGTTTGATCCAAACATCCCTTTTGGTGTTTCTCTTGCTCGCATTGAGTGTTTCTTATGTGCATTGCCAAGCCACACGTGTTGGGTTCTACTCCAAAACATGCCCTCGAGCTGAATCTATTGTTCGCTCAACCGTGCAAACACATTTCCGATCTAATCCCACTGTGGCTCCTGGATTGTTAAGGATGCACTTTCATGACTGTTTTGTGCAGGGTTGCGATGCTTCTGTACTTATTGATGGGCCTAACACTGAGAAAACAGCCGGACCTAACCTTGGTTTGAGAGGATATGAAGTTATTGACGATGCTAAGACTCAGCTTGAAGCTGCATGTCCTGGCGTTGTTTCTTGTGCTGATATTCTTGCCCTTGCTGCCCGTGATTCAGTTGTTTTG ACCAATGGACCAAATTGGCAGGTGCCAATCGGACGCAGAGATGGCCGGGTATCATTGGCCTCTGATACTACCAATTTGCCTGGCTTTACAGACTCCATTGATGTGCAAAAGCAAAAGTTTTCAGCTAAGGGTCTAAACGCTTAA
- the LOC126696293 gene encoding peroxidase N1-like has translation MYRLYNFTTTRNGADPSINPNFLPQLRALCPQNGDATRHVGLDTGSENRFDASFFSNLRNGRGVLESDQQLWTDASTKTLVQRFLGIRGLLGLSFNVEFGRSMVKMSNIGVKSGTEGEIHKVCSAVN, from the coding sequence ATGTACAGACTGTATAACTTCACTACAACTAGAAATGGTGCCGATCCTAGCATCAACCCAAATTTCCTCCCTCAATTACGAGCACTCTGCCCACAAAATGGTGATGCCACAAGGCATGTTGGACTAGACACTGGTAGCGAAAACAGATTCGATGCGTCTTTCTTCTCAAACTTGAGGAACGGTCGAGGAGTACTCGAGTCTGACCAGCAATTATGGACTGATGCGTCCACAAAAACTTTAGTTCAGCGTTTTTTAGGCATCAGAGGCTTGCTTGGGTTAAGCTTCAATGTCGAGTTTGGAAGGTCCATGGTGAAGATGAGCAACATTGGTGTCAAGTCTGGTACTGAAGGAGAAATTCACAAAGTGTGTTCTGCGGTCAACTGA